taggacagataaaactttatggaaacctcccgtacaaatgctcaatacaaaagaaacgacagatacaacttgttgtacgagatagaatgaattttatcagtcctatgaatttttttcgcaCGACAGAcatgacagatacaacgatatggaaaccaggcttaaaagGTAGCTTATAGACCTCATTCATAATGGCGACGGAATCTagtattcttttctttcaatgttAATAAGCCTTTGTAACCTCGCtaccatgggcaaaattcagaAGAATGTTCAAACCAAAGTAACACCGGTGGGTCAAATTAATCTAAATACACAAAGGAATAATAAATATCGCCGTCATTTATGAAACAGCCATTAGAATTCACAAGAACCTGTCGATTCATATGGTGTACCTGGTACTACAGTTATTGGCGGTTTTGATTCATGAACGAGGCTAATAGGTCATTTTTCATCGTAATGCATAAAATTAGCAAAGCCTTATTTGTAAGCagtcttaaggacgttcgcgctaattgtttgtgcgcaacgttgctgcgcaggtaacgcgactgtaatatgtcacgcatcacttcgattgactggtcccgaaggtAAACATGGCGTCTAAAACGCCggggaaacaaatttcaggccggcaaaactcctttggatcatcggtgacccctatttttttaatcatgaatcacttactctacttactatctacaaaatatgataaaacgaaaaaaatctcaccgtgagaagttatctttttttttaaattttctttcctcgtgccatcgaattccgggagtggttgtaattgatagagcttacgaaaacgctcgtcgaggatgaactctactgtttacgacatcccaagcggcatgaaattattttaatatcccacccctaaaaatctatgcacggaaacctccactctaacggtttatttttaggattttcgatggattagcagaggaggctacatctcgttattatgaccgatttatcgaaattaaggcatttttccactgccattttgtccgaaacaaagtcggtgaaccccatttttttttttcatttttggagtaagtactttatgaactaactctaggggagaaatgaagaaaatctcaccgtaggaagattttggcgcgaacgtccttaaacaaaaaaagagaagttTCTTTTAAAAGGGGTTTGCAAGCATCGGCCATGCCATGCTAATGAAAACTAACAACGCTGAAACAGCCATCCATGATTGCCTGATACCCTCCAGGGTGATGTGGTTGTGCCTATGCGTAACCTAATGGCCACACCACGGGGCGGGTGTAACATGTGTCTTCCTTGCcttttaaaccttttttttttttttttcaaaagaagctttgcctgcaagCTCAACTATAGAAACAGCTGTTTATTTCCCCCTTGCGTTGCGTTGGTCTGTGGTGGTCACTCCACAGATGTTACATGAAGCTCAGAAACTTTCCCAACATTTTTATCGTCCGTTTCCCAGGCCTCTGGACCGTGTTTGTCTTTTATGATCCAAACTTTGTCTATGACTTGGTAGTCCTGTGGAAAGAAAGAGGATTACACAATATACGAACTCACGCACAGATTTGCGACACTTCAAGAGAATACAGTGAATGAGGGAGTTGGCAGTCGTTTATGTGAAGGGCAAGGATACACACGTGAACTCTACTAGCAAAGCTGCGATACTGTCTTCACTCCCATATCCTTCCTTGACTTATTTCAGTTACCTTTTGCtgataaaactttttttttgataaaaatgGCGGAATTGAGTTGGAAACGTACGCCCAAAAGAAGAACGCCTGCTCTGCAGGCATCATTATACACTAGCACATAACCTGTGGATGTCTCAAGGGGAATGGAAGTGAAACAGTAACAGGGAAACATTGATGACAATGGTGTAAAGTGCTGACCTTATCGATGCTGACTTGTTCAAGATACAAATGGCTACTGTTGAAAACCTGAACTCTAGTGTACCCATAATCCAATGCGCGAAAAGCAGTCCACGGACCGTAATCTCGCTTAAATTTATCATGGCAGTACTTGCAGCCCTAACGACAATCACAGGAAAGAAGAACAAAATACCAGTGACTGTGTCAACAGAAATGAAAGGCTTATTTCCAATCTACTGTCAATCAAAATCCAACAAATTATTTATCAAAGGGATTCTTTGAATAggtcactttcaaaaataccataatactctttttttttgtccctccaaaattttgcataaacattgtttccattttctcctgggacttactatggtcccaagggaaaataaaaacaatacttatggtatttttgaaagtgggcTATTGTTTGTTTCCAAGCTGTTTCTTACCGCTGACCCAGTTGTGATATGTACTGGCGCCTTCGGATTCGTGTAGGGTTTTTCTTGTGATCCACTGTAAACCTGAAACGAAAAGCGCTCATGATTTCTGTTTTTATAGTCTCGATGTTATAATTTACGTTTGTATCAACAAGTTCCTGTTCCAATTCGCATGCTTCAGAATTCGCTGCTTTAAAATGAGCTACAATCAGGCGAAAGACATCGAAGAGGACCAATCACAAACCGAATCTCGCAAGTGTTTTCGGCAGTAATTCCGATGGCTTTTGATTGGCCGAGAAAATGGACAGGCGCAAGATATTTTCGTCCAGTTGCCAAgtgccgaaaaaaaaaggaaagaaaaaaaagaaaacttcattTTTAAACTCAAATATAACACTCTCTGGTCAATTTCGTACATAATGCTCCCGTAGGTGACACATTTTGGCTGGGAACCTCTGAGCCAACATGGTTTAAAGATAAAAAGAAGTAAAAGAAGCAAGGATTTAGTTTGTCATTCCCTGATTTAGAAGTAAAAACAATTCTGTTTAGGCAAAATTCTCTTACGTTCAAAAGAGGTGAGGAAAGTCAAGCTTTCATTGTACTGTGTATGACATATTCGCAAATgacccaaaaacaaaaataaatgaacGGCTTGCATAGtttcccaaaatattttttgtaaCTGTAAAGTAAATTTATAAACATTGAGAAAGGATAAAATGCATTTTAACTCCTCGAGCATTTGAGACATTCTTTGAAATTACCTTGTGGTTATACACGGGAAATAGTCGCTCGTAAGAATGCTCGTGCGCCCAAAACTCTACATCCACACCTGCAAAAAAATGTCATTACATTTTgcttaaaaaaaggaacaaaaatgtGGCTAAGGTTGATAGGCAAATGACTATTGTCTTGATAGATTTTCATTCCTTGTTCCCGAGGTGAAAAATCTCTGATCCATTTGAAAATGCCCGGTCTCCATTCTTCGGTGTTCAGAGTTCCGAAATTCAAATTTCGAATTCACGAGGAAATGATGTGTGACATCCCAGGGCCAGGTTCAGTACGTTGGAATGAAACGAAACATTTGAACAATATTCCCCTGGATTTCTCTTCTTTGTAGACGGCGAATAGTCGCACTACCAGAGGCGCAACACACGGGCCCGTGTGAAACTTGGAGGACACGCAAGGGAATGGGAGCGCCTATCGCTCGATCTTTTGATCTCTCGCAGTTCACCCTTGTCTCAAATAACATAAAACAAAGCAATGAAGTGCCATGCATACAATTTATTGTAACAGTTACCGTGTTTGTAGAAAAGCTCCTCTAAAGGAAAGAGCTTCTCAGATGATAGACCTGTTCTTATCTGCAACAAAAGAGGATGAACTATGATTAAGAAACAGGCGCATTCAGGACGCTGGGTTCCCACTTCAAATCCCGCCCTGGTCCAAGTTTCTCGAACCATGGTTtacgctaaccagcgttaactaccataaaAACGTACAGGTTTCAACACTTCTTagccaatggttagcgctaaccgtgctTCGAGCAATCAACTGGGCCCGACCGCTAGCTGAAATTGACTTCTAAATACAACTCCACACCGCTTtgaaactggaaaaaaatttgTTAAGAAATCTCGATCTCGCTCAATTGACCTGGCCAATCATTTTACGCTATCACTTAAATTCCGCCAAATAACAAATTTGTCCAGCATTGCACTTAATTGCACATATGCTGCTTGATGTACGCGTCACGAAGTGCTCCCTGGCTCTTCTCGCTAACTTCACCATCAGTTTTGGCGAGAAATAAGAACAGAAAAAGGTCATAAATTGTCAGTAACCCCAAGCATATCCTAAGAAACGAAACCAACACAAACGCCACTCTTGACACTAAAAaaggtgttgtttttttttttcgcttagaTTCAACAGGACACTCAATGACGTTTATCAAATTTGAACGTGAATCTAACTGagggcgcgttcgtttgggTTATTCCGGAATATATTCCGGCTATTCTGCTCCTGGGAGCAGAATAAGCCGGAATGGAAATCCAGGTATTCCGGAatgagtttaagatctacgacgcgacagtagcgaaaacgtcgctcaaaattgcaagttcaagtttttcaatctatttcgccgttatgtcagtttgttcaacttttgaaagctagcggaactactcAGGAaatgaatttagaggtgcggtgtcaacgttagaaaagaatattcaaatttgcgcctgagtgttcacgttctctgtaaaacttgagaaatcgtcatttcacgtcgcagatttgccgagaacttgaaagaaatgcacgggaTTGAAAAAAGCACgcgaagggcgtgcaaaacttttgtttttgttaattaagtatgcaaattttgtggcgtcgtcgctgcagtcgcgtcgttgatcttaaactccctaatagtcCCCAAAAACGCTACGCTTACTCGCATTATTCcaattattcttattccggattgATTCTAATCGAAGGCGCCCtaagtgcatttctggacatgaAAGTGATGGTGGCATTCCACTGCACATCGAGACTTCTCAAAtttgctttttgttgttgttgttgttgttttttcttttttttttttggtgagtGGCTGAAGGAGGACAAATAAATTAacttgctgcacgtgcggcacgcactttagtgcaattctttgacgtagtctgccaaatgacaacgtgaaatcttcaaatttgaggttctgacgacaacatgGGCCCTCAGCTGTAAATTCTTCATTCTCTGTCTTTATATGAAAACTATTCGCGAATATTACGTAAAAGAACATTTCGCCCATTGCGGCGAAATGTGACTAATATGGAAAAATCGGCGAAATGTGACTAATATGgaaaaatcgcaaaacacttGATCCAACCCAAAGTTTTAATTTAAGTGGTGGCTGGATAATCAACGAACAAAGTAGCAAACCATACATTTGGGATCTTAcacaatttgcatatttaatgaaaaaaagaatttttctgAGTGCGCTGCAGACTGCACACGCGCgtattttcactttgaaaaatCTGTTTGGCACCCTCTTTGAAACAAcgaaagagagtttaagaagcttcgacggcaactgcaacgtaAACGTCATATTAAAAATGATCTTTGccttaagttaagtcttttgtgattattccatgtcGATCgcattgtacaaaataggcggagtgcagtttcgcttgcttggcacgaatggttttcatttaaaggtaaagaatgaaagatttactgctgctaGGTGGCGTTGTCGTCAGATCCTCAactatgaaaatttcacgccgtcgtttggcagactacgtcaaaacattgcaccaaaaagcgtgccgcacgtgcagcacgattatgtTTCTTAAATCAGTGATTTGTGCGGCGTTTTCGTTTAAGTTACCGTCGTCAAATTTTAAACAGGGAGCttaaagcaaacacgacgtcgacgaaagcgagaacgtcatctgaaaatgtgacttcgcgtttctgcaatcatttttcaattattcaaactcattatgcttgaaaaatgtgttctaactatcctggaattaaattggaaccagcacttgggacataagaggatAAAAtcgaacatttgtcatcatatgctcacgtcgtccacacaactgcaaaacaggacatttcacgtcgtagaaagaacgagaacgtctgcgaaatgtcaaaaaatgaaaaatgcacgtgcaaagcgtgcaaaaatactgtttttcattgtcaaatatgcaaatttgtgggggttttgttgccgtcgtcgtcgtgggtACACGAATGATCCCAAATATTTACGATAGAAAGGAGAGATAAAGGAGTCTTACTGCGTTTTCATGGTTCTGACAGCTATCCCCCACAGCGTTGGAGCAATACATTGGGCGATGTCCCATGGTTATTATCCAAGGTCTCTTGGCACGATTTTCTGGGCGGCTTGCTTCCTGCTCGTTTTAGGAATATTGCAAGACAAAATAAAAGTGAAAGGACAATAACGAAAAAGGGGAAAGAAACACAGCTTTCTTTAGTCTAGAAATTTGCTATATGTTTAAATTACCTTTAAATCTCGCTGGAGCCATTTGTATTGCTGAACAAGAAGTTCGAAGCCATATTTCAAGTAGTAATAAAGCTCTGTGCTGAAGCTTATAATATGCACAGGTCCAATATTCcagctgaataaaaaaaaaacatagaaatTACAACATCAAAGGCCATAGACTTTAGGCAGAGTACGACAAAGAATTGTGCCACCTGTGGGAAAGAAATTTGTTGGGCAAACTTGATTGGCACGAATAGTTTTCAGTGTAGAGGAAGAGAgcgaaagatttactgctgcgggctcgcgtttTGGCtagaacctcaaatttgaaaattttgcgtCGTCGTTTCGCAGACTACGTCAAGGAAATGTGTCTTAATTaaggttgctttccattatgccaaaccgatcggtcagagataagtgggactacccaaggaaaatggaacgacattttccgattaaatCGCGCCAACCAATAGGTATAGCTCTTGCCAGTttttatcatttccgaattccctaattagggcaaagaaccggtttgtcaaaaatggaacggtgaatttcgatcggaatattccaaccgaaataagtggaccacctccagaggtgatcccgaatattccggtcggaagaaaccgaaacggacctttccattttaattccgaccgaaatttccggaatcctTGGCATAATGGAGAGCACCCTAAGTGTTGTACTGTGTTGTGTTGTtgcctcattcaaccaatcataccTTTGAATTGTGGCGGGAAAGGGCGCCAACTATGGAGGAACTTGCCGTTTCGTGAGTAGTGCGAATTTTAAGGTGCAGGTTTCCGGCTTAAATAATTGCTGAATAGACCTATTTAACTTGTATATTGTGTTCTCCAAATAAAGACCGCAAAATTTTCCCAAGGAATTTCCATGTTGACTTTCCGTAATTTAAAACACTGACAAGAGCCAAATTTCCACCTTGACAAAGCTGACGTTGCGAGCGTAAACATTTCGTCAGAGCATAAAGTAATCTCTTTTCATAATTCATGCAAATATATGCACGGGTTTACCCAGAGTATTGACTCGAAACCATGAGTGAATGACTCCTAACCTGTAATATATTCCTTTTGTATCACCAGGCATACTAAAGCGCTCTTTGTAGTTAGAAAAATTGCTGaatgtaaagaaaaataaaaattaacactACTGACTGAGTCATTTTACAAAACTTTATGAAGAGCTTTTTCGTCATGGCGACGGGAAGAAAAACGCCGTATAACGGTTTGAAAGTGAGATTTTTACTTTGCTGGAATGCTGTAAAATGGTGTCCTTAAAGAAAGGCCTACCACAGACACACAAGAGACACACTTTATAACTGAAAATAGTTACCAGGCTTCTTCGTGGTTTCCAGGGCACGTCATGTATGGTACATACGCGGCCATTGGTTCAATTTGATTCATGAACTTGTCGCCAACTTTTGAATTATCCTTCAggcgaacaaaaaaaaaaaaaaaaaagaaaagaaaaaaagcagaaaataaCTTGATGGATGCCTTCAGTGATTGGTTTGACCTGAGGACCGCATTGATACGAACTGAGATGCCAAACGAATGAAAGATTTGGTTTCCAAAGTTTTCCACTGTGGCATCGCGTCGTTGGTCAACAGAAAGACGAAGGTCTAATATGCTCGAATTGTCAGAATCGTGATATTTTACGATTgcaatttgactcttatcagcttctttgataccaaattttattgAGAAGGAAGTCGTCTAACTAAGTTCCATGCCTTCAAAGAGAGCCCGTTCACTTTGATCGTATTCAAAAGAAGTCCGTTTAACTCACCGATTCCATGTTATAAGCAAAGTCACCTGAAAATGGAGAACATAAAATTATGAACCTTTAGAGTAAGGATAAAACGTGCCCAATCAGAACGTATCTTATATGACACAGGGTTGATTTGAGAAGGTGCAAAACACGAAAAGTGGAAACAAACGACATGTCGCAGGGTACGATGGGCCATGTTCCAACCTCggtcccagggtcctctctctcgATCGTGGAAACGAGGGGGAAAATATTCATGAAATGTCGATTCCTGTTGGAAACAAAATACGATACTTTCTGACAATAGGAGAACACGAGCACCTCACCACTCAACAAGGTAGAGCTATGTCCAATGACGATCCGATGAAAAAACGATTTTTCAAAAAGCTGCCTAACAGATTACTAAATCTCTACGGCGCATACACCAAGTTGAAAATTTCCCTTTTTCACCGATATTCACGACTTTCAAACTTTATGAATGGGATTATCTGTGTTTGCAGCGATAAAACGACATGTTGAGAATAAGAACAAGAGAGAAAAGATTTCTCTCTGTCATATTTGCTCACCGACATGCAAGATGGCGTCATATCGACCACTTTGCACTTCTCTTTGTAACTTGGAGAGGGACTGGGAATTGTCCGTTCCAAGATCTCCATATATGGCAAACCTTGGTGCCCAGTTCGTTCCGTTTCTCGTTGTGTTAAAATTATAAAGTGCGCTCCACCCGTCTGAACTCCCAACTCGATAATCTATcggagacaaaaaaaaaagcgataCTACCATTTTCGAGCTACCGTGAACGGCCAACATTTTTCCGCGTTGTTACACGCTTAAAACATTCAAGTTTGTCTAGACAAACTGTCGCGTTTTTTAATTGCACCAATTACGGATTTTCCTGAAACGTAAGCCCGTTCTTCGTTGTTAACATTCATCTGTCAACATTGTATCAAGTTCTTTTAAAGGGAAAGTACAAAAAACGTAAGAAACCAAACTTTAAGAACGTTCTTATTTTATAGAATGTTACAAAATACTCGAGGCAACGTTTTCACGTGCAGAAACATTGAGGCgggggactctgtaaagtgcggatgcggacggcggatgcggacggcggacggcggatgcggacggcggacaattataaaataagaaagataagaaaagaccgaagtttcagctcctttaatttacgtacaattgcgtgcaacttatATCCATGCGGGCTGCTTTTAAttcaaaagtgacaagtaccaaaacatcttgacccaaaaggtcgcctcatgtctagacattatgcaaaacaaatctatcttgttaatttataattctcacaagtgatggcgtcacataaatgttggtaatggggttactgattggaaagggaacgtttcttttgttttcatctgcatattggtgtttatatgtttatcttatgaaattatttcctcgatgcaatgaaattaaataattccgctgcatgcgacaataacaaaaacgtactttttaacttttaaaggtgttgcactacatatagttcgaaaccatttcactgaagggtataaactggcatcattttacccagaaacccaagctttttgctttttactttttGCACAGCAGCTCTGACTCGGAGTCCGATGACTCTAAGAGACATAAGATTGCACGTGGTCAGGTAAAAACgcttgcacataaattgcagcaaatACCAAACAAGTACccggtagatactgcaaagatgaacttacaacttccagatactacctctaagtaccttctttcgttcattttcaaacacagtggCCGAAAAACAGATCAATACAGCgaaaacaaaatagcacaaattttttgcaatacagatcttctcctctgatagcgaaaactcgaagtgaatgacatgtgacatgtgacagggagaaatgtcaacgtgaagtacatctgattggttcaccaatcaaatcaatcaaaaatagccaaagtgctgcctgtATGTTTTACTGTAagccatccgaaaagcagcttgcggtttgagtgacgcgacgatataattttcatttaaacggcattaattttcattaattttcattta
This genomic window from Acropora muricata isolate sample 2 chromosome 2, ASM3666990v1, whole genome shotgun sequence contains:
- the LOC136890607 gene encoding acid phosphatase type 7-like isoform X2 — its product is MAGLPSIVFGVLMVALTALWVLVQATPQPEQIHISNTGDPTEMMITWVTLSDAVKSVVEYGERCRMPLSKRAYGSSTEYNTCGWKKRKIYIHRVKLEGLVPGRGYDYRVGSSDGWSALYNFNTTRNGTNWAPRFAIYGDLGTDNSQSLSKLQREVQSGRYDAILHVGDFAYNMESDNSKVGDKFMNQIEPMAAYVPYMTCPGNHEEACWNIGPVHIISFSTELYYYLKYGFELLVQQYKWLQRDLKEASRPENRAKRPWIITMGHRPMYCSNAVGDSCQNHENAIRTGLSSEKLFPLEELFYKHGVDVEFWAHEHSYERLFPVYNHKVYSGSQEKPYTNPKAPVHITTGSAGCKYCHDKFKRDYGPWTAFRALDYGYTRVQVFNSSHLYLEQVSIDKDYQVIDKVWIIKDKHGPEAWETDDKNVGKVSELHVTSVE
- the LOC136890607 gene encoding acid phosphatase type 7-like isoform X1 gives rise to the protein MAGLPSIVFGVLMVALTALWVLVQATPQPEQIHISNTGDPTEMMITWVTLSDAVKSVVEYGERCRMPLSKRAYGSSTEYNTCGWKKRKIYIHRVKLEGLVPGRGYDYRVGSSDGWSALYNFNTTRNGTNWAPRFAIYGDLGTDNSQSLSKLQREVQSGRYDAILHVGDFAYNMESDNSKVGDKFMNQIEPMAAYVPYMTCPGNHEEACNFSNYKERFSMPGDTKGIYYSWNIGPVHIISFSTELYYYLKYGFELLVQQYKWLQRDLKEASRPENRAKRPWIITMGHRPMYCSNAVGDSCQNHENAIRTGLSSEKLFPLEELFYKHGVDVEFWAHEHSYERLFPVYNHKVYSGSQEKPYTNPKAPVHITTGSAGCKYCHDKFKRDYGPWTAFRALDYGYTRVQVFNSSHLYLEQVSIDKDYQVIDKVWIIKDKHGPEAWETDDKNVGKVSELHVTSVE